Proteins encoded within one genomic window of Anopheles gambiae chromosome 3, idAnoGambNW_F1_1, whole genome shotgun sequence:
- the LOC1279171 gene encoding fibrillin-1: MGRLLTVSPRQIPRFGGLCSWCLVLLGVQLLVPCSVSAVEKLCYEEEKVPKLVENKTKIINYGEGTYYCMFSEHQMRIPIMVDTLSCSLDYDVRRKRTCCDGYHTVGDECLPSCRLKCIFGECVAPDTCECYSGYQKVNDHRCEPICEVACENGQCVAPNVCLCDEGYERDGTSGSCRRKCDRACRFGRCVDDVCQCDEGYRPDATDGNVCVPQCTEECQNGKCVLPNVCQCDPGYTLSTQSNFTCEPVCSEGCANGNCIGPDQCACQEGYELDDSNQCVPVCLKPCQGGQCIAPGRCSCGEGYSPSEDDNSLCLPSCSEPCVNGDCVAPNVCVCHANYRPRDDRTPHVCVPDCPKGCAHGECSGPGVCVCGEGFVYNETLGGCEPFCTEPCRNGVCIGGNQCQCHEGYQLDPKTSSKCVPHCSKPCVHGICVAPDVCDCKKGYVKSENSKNVCEPKCSKGCSNGRCVAPDHCECHKGYIATSSSANSKSSICTPYCKNKCVNAYCIRPNVCQCLAGHRFADNSTNVCEPICEDALVDCSNGRCTQPNVCECNEGYTLAIRNGRMLCEPIACREHCVNGYCVEEGRCVCHPGYQPSQHFHSICEPMCEGGCENGVCIAPNTCVCNPGYARLPGGDRCEASCDPNVVDCYNGVCRGANQCQCLEGYYLRASPNGGPYECAPVCDGGCANGRCLAPNECLCNDGYEYNGEMDRCDPVCVPSCVNGQCVAPNVCQCLEGYVPVEDPDSLEESPFECAPYCDANVVNCTFGICGGPNVCRCFDDFYSTTDQLGRQTCELLPEPVDCVKEPVIIYEVENTSHGCVCNDEVEERSDCPKLSCPEVVLPPPPVCNVTCPPPPPPPTPCPKVVCPTVAPTKPTTRAPPIVPVTCPPVQMCPDVICPTVPPPECPTTPTPEPLCDELYVNCAHGDCIEQNVCSCHPGYQLAVGPESIVHCQPVCSGDCTNGICTEPDVCVCLPGYVETLEGQCEPYCEEACGEGAYCAQPNVCACPKGLSIDANGDCRHEVGADLFIRSRFADVEDDEDDDDEEEEEEKEDEPLNCPDGFRAVPATGECICDSGAIAEDGTCIDLAPVERVKLFEPPMQQLVVADGSESQGQSNNENTTAQAEPIQLAGSSLLAGIDRDDWIIIAAVVAASVVIVTASVVACKYFKKRNSMETDIQ; this comes from the exons ATGGGACGGCTTTTAACCGTCTCTCCCAGACAGATCCCCCGGTTCGGGGGTCTGTGCTCTTGGTGTCTGGTTTTGCTGGGAGTTCAGCTGCTAGTACCCTGCTCGGTGTCGGCCGTTGAAAAGTTATGCTACGAGGAGGAAAA AGTGCCCAAGctggtggaaaacaaaaccaaaatcatCAACTACGGTGAAGGAACGTACTACTGTATGTTCAGTGAGCATCAGATGCGAATTCCGATCATGGTGGATACGTTGAGTTGTTCG CTAGATTACGATGTACGCCGAAAGCGAACATGCTGCGATGGCTACCATACGGTGGGGGATGAGTGTTTGCCATCCTGTCGATTGAAGTGCATCTTTGGGGAGTGTGTCGCACCGGACACGTGTGAATGCTACAGTGGCTATCAGAAAGTGAATGATCATcg CTGTGAACCTATCTGCGAGGTTGCGTGCGAAAATGGTCAATGTGTAGCGCCGAACGTGTGCCTATGCGACGAAGGCTACGAGCGAGATGGAACGAGTGGATCCTGTCGCCGGAAGTGTGATCGTGCGTGTCGTTTCGGTCGATGCGTAGACGATGTTTGCCAGTGTGATGAAGGCTATCGACCGGATGCGACCGATGGCAACGTTTGCGTTCCCCAGTGTACGGAGGAGTGCCAGAACGGAAAATGTGTACTGCCGAATGTGTGCCAGTGTGATCCAG gatACACTCTCTCAACGCAATCAAATTTCACCTGCGAACCCGTCTGCTCCGAAGGATGCGCCAATGGGAACTGCATCGGACCGGACCAGTGTGCCTGTCAGGAAGGGTACGAGCTGGACGACAGCAATCAGTGCGTCCCGGTTTGTCTAAAGCCCTGCCAGGGCGGTCAGTGTATAGCGCCGGGTAGGTGTAGCTGCGGCGAAGGATACAGCCCCTCGGAGGACGACAACTCCCTCTGCCTACCAAGCTGCTCCGAGCCGTGCGTCAATGGAGACTGCGTGGCGCCgaacgtttgtgtgtgccatGCCAACTATCGCCCACGTGACGACCGTACGCCACACGTTTGCGTACCGGACTGTCCGAAGGGTTGTGCGCATGGGGAGTGCTCCGGTccgggtgtttgtgtgtgtggagaaggGTTCGTGTACAATGAGACGCTCGGTGGGTGTGAACCGTTCTGTACCGAGCCGTGCAGGAACGGTGTCTGCATCGGGGGTAACCAGTGCCAGTGTCACGAGGGCTATCAGCTCGACCCGAAGACAAGCAGCAAGTGTGTGCCGCACTGTTCGAAGCCCTGCGTGCATGGTATTTGCGTTGCGCCGGATGTTTGCGATTGTAAAAAAG GATACGTTAAGAGTGAGAATAGCAAGAATGTGTGCGAGCCTAAATGCTCCAAAGGATGCTCCAATGGGCGATGCGTTGCTCCGGATCACTGCGAATGTCATAAAGGCTATATTGCAACTAGCAGTT CTGCAAACTCCAAGTCATCCATCTGCACCCCGTACTGCAAGAACAAGTGCGTGAATGCGTACTGTATCCGGCCGAACGTCTGCCAGTGTCTGGCCGGGCATCGGTTCGCCGACAACAGCACGAACGTGTGCGAACCGATCTGTGAGGACGCGCTGGTGGACTGCTCGAACGGGCGCTGCACCCAGCCGAACGTGTGCGAGTGTAACGAGGGCTACACGCTGGCCATCCGCAACGGGCGAATGCTGTGCGAACCGATCGCCTGCCGGGAGCATTGCGTCAACGGGTACTGCGTGGAGGAGGGCCGATGTGTGTGCCATCCGGGCTACCAGCCGTCCCAGCATTTCCACTCGATCTGTGAACCAATGTGTGAGGGTGGGTGCGAGAACGGTGTGTGCATTGCACCGAACACGTGCGTCTGCAATCCGGGGTACGCGCGTCTTCCCGGCGGTGATCGTTGCGAGGCAAGCTGTGACCCGAATGTGGTCGACTGTTACAACGGTGTGTGTCGTGGAGCGAATCAGTGCCAGTGTCTGGAGGGCTACTATTTGCGAGCCTCGCCGAACGGAGGTCCGTATGAGTGTGCCCCAGTGTGTGACGGTGGCTGTGCTAATGGGCGATGCCTTGCGCCGAACGAGTGTCTGTGTAACGATGGGTATGAGTACAATGGCGAGATGGACCGGTGTGATCCGGTCTGCGTGCCGAGCTGTGTCAATGGACAGTGTGTGGCGCCTAACGTGTGCCAGTGTCTGGAAGGGTACGTCCCGGTGGAAGATCCAGACTCGCTGGAAGAGTCACCGTTCGAGTGTGCGCCTTACTGTGACGCGAATGTAGTGAACTGTACGTTCGGTATCTGCGGTGGGCCGAATGTTTGCCGTTGCTTTGACGATTTCTACTCCACCACCGACCAGCTCGGAAGGCAGACGTGTGAACTCCTTCCCGAGCCGGTTGATTGCGTGAAGGAGCCGGTAATAATCTACGAGGTAGAAAACACCTCCCACGGTTGCGTGTGCAACGACGAGGTGGAGGAGCGGAGCGATTGTCCCAAGCTTAGCTGTCCGGAAGTggtgctgccgccaccgccagtgTGTAACGTCACGTGTCCaccgcctcctcctccaccgacACCCTGTCCGAAGGTGGTTTGCCCGACAGTAGCGCCAACGAAACCGACGACACGTGCACCCCCGATCGTACCGGTCACCTGTCCCCCGGTACAGATGTGTCCGGATGTGATCTGCCCAACCGTTCCACCACCGGAATGTCCCACCACGCCAACGCCCGAACCGCTCTGTGACGAGCTGTACGTGAACTGTGCGCATGGGGATTGTATCGAGCAGAATGTGTGCTCTTGCCATCCGGGCTACCAGCTCGCCGTTGGGCCCGAATCGATCGTGCACTGTCAGCCGGTGTGCAGTGGCGATTGTACGAACGGTATCTGCACCGAACCGGACGTGTGCGTTTGTCTGCCCGGGTATGTCGAAACGCTCGAGGGCCAGTGTGAACCGTACTGTGAGGAAGCGTGCGGCGAAGGAGCGTACTGTGCGCAGCCGAACGTTTGCGCATGTCCCAAAGGACTCAGCATCGATGCGAATGGGGACTGCAGGCATGAGGTGGGTGCGGATCTGTTCATCCGAAGCCGCTTCGCTGACGTGGAggacgatgaggatgatgatgatgaagaagaggaggaagaaaaagaggACGAACCGTTAAACTGTCCGGACGGATTCCGAGCGGTCCCAGCCACTGGTGAGTGTATCTGCGATTCGGGTGCGATCGCCGAGGATGGAACCTGCATCGATTTGGCACCGGTCGAGCGGGTCAAACTGTTCGAACCACCGATGCAGCAGCTGGTAGTGGCGGATGGGAGTGAATCCCAGGGACAGTCGAACAACGAAAACACGACCGCACAGGCCGAACCGATTCAACTCGCAGGATCGAGCCTGTTGGCAGGGATCGATCGCGACGATTGGATCATCATTGCGGCGGTAGTCGCCGCAAGCGTTGTGATCGTCACAGCGTCCGTTGTGGCGTGCAAATACTTTAAGAAAAGAAACTCGATGGAAACGGACATACAGTAG
- the LOC1279172 gene encoding zinc finger protein 776 → MNDLISNLLAITHFFTGLSEAAIPETVTQKNDFVSKQLPSNDEGDAASSQPITKATPKSPSVGSTKNFQAIVTSSSGKKRYVYDCKQTYRKQLVECAICHKKLPKTRLDGHRNVHLGLRPWNCERGCEQRFHCKQLLLHHYRNVHNGEAHCCDVCGKVLRSKRSLGYHMKDSHGEKTHPCSFCGQLFVSNARLNQHLKYHRGERMYPCEQCKKSFFSNNDLKKHLASHDSLRPADILA, encoded by the exons ATGAACGATTTAATATCCAACTTGCTTGCCATCACG CATTTCTTCACCGGCCTGTCGGAAGCTGCAATCCCGGAAACGGTAACGCAGAAGAATGATTTTGTCTCTAAACAACTACCGAGCAATGACGAAGGCGATGCTGCCTCTTCTCAGCCAATAACTAAAGCGACCCCAAAATCGCCCTCAGTTGGTTCAACTAAAAACTTTCAGGCTATTGTAACATCCTCCTCCGGCAAGAAGCGGTACGTTTACGACTGCAAGCAAACGTACCGGAAGCAGCTCGTCGAATGTGCAATTTGTCACAAAAAGCTACCCAAAACACGCCTCGACGGTCACCGCAATGTGCATCTCGGACTACGACCATGGAACTGTGAGCGAGGATGTGAGCAGCGTTTTCACTGCAAGCAACTGCTCCTGCATCACTACAGGAATGTCCACAATGGGGAAGCACATTGTTGCGATGTTTGTGGAAAGGTGTTACGCTCAAAACGTAGCCTCGGATACCATATGAAGGATAGCCATGGGGAAAAGACACATCCGTGCAGCTTTTGTGGTCAGCTTTTTGTTTCTAA TGCTCGTCTTAATCAACACCTGAAGTACCATCGCGGCGAACGAATGTATCCTTGCGAGCAATGCAAAAAATCATTCTTTTCCAACAACGATCTAAAGAAACATTTAGCTTCACATGACTCTCTACGACCAGCGGACATCTTGGCATAA